From the Nodularia sphaerocarpa UHCC 0038 genome, the window CAGTCACAACAGTCGCCGCATCCTCTAGCTTGCGTTCCATATCGGCAAATTCCACACTTTCATGAAAAATATCTTTAGCATGAGCAGTGAAAGTGTAGGGAATACCTGTAAAGTGAGATGCTAGGCGAGCTACACTGGTGGCGACAGTGCCAAAGTGAGCGTGTAAATGAGTTATGTTGTTGAGTTGCGCCTCTCGTGCTAACCATGCAGCTTGGTAGACAGTGCCGGCTGGTTCACCTTCAGCCATTGATAATTTTGACCAAAAATCCGGGATAACTTGACTAGCTTCTTGTAATTCTGCCCAAAAATAGCTCGCGGCTGTAGGAGCGAGACTATTGAGTGATGCGCTCACCCGTCCTTGAATTGGCTTGCGAATGTAGGTTACAGGCGCGCGTACCTGAGAAATAATATTTTGAAAATGAGTATCACACGGTGGTCTGAGGGCAAAAATTTCAATGTCTAAGCCAGCTGCTTCATGAGCTAAAATTTCATTAACAACAAATGTTTCAGAATATCGAGGATAACGTTTAAGAATGTAACCAACACGGATCATAGTCATTAGTCATTAGTCATTAGTCATTGGTCATTAGTCATGGGGAAATCACAATTGTTCTCCCCTGCTCCCAATTATCTTTTAAGAAGCTTGTTGTGATGAATGATCAGCAGACATGAGGATTTCATCGACGAATTGGACAATACTGCTGAGTCCATTGAGATCAACACAATTACGAACTTGTGGTGGCTCGCCTTTTTGCATTAACCAGTTTGTTAATGCGTGGGATGTTAAGTTACGCGGGTGCAACATATCAATTAAACCAAGTGCGTGTAACCGTTCGGCACGAATTAATTGCTCTCGCCGGGGTTTAGTTCGCGGTATGATCAGCGATCGCTTTTGAAATGACAACAATTCACAAGTTGTATTGTAACCGCCCATAGAAATCACCCGTTCGGCGCGATTGAGTAACAGCGTCGGCTCGGCTAAATATTCCAACACCCGCAAATTATCCCGTTTAGCAGCATAGTTCTGAAGTTGTTGTCTGATTTTTCGCGGCATAAACGGCCCTGTCAAAATGATCCCGTTCATCTCTGGTGGTAGTTCAGCATGAGCAAATGCTTCTGCTAACAGCGCTCCGTCTTGTCCACCACCTACCAAGCACAATGCTAATCTTTGAGATGGCAGATTCAGCGATTTAAATGCCTGCACGCTTTCGATATCCATGAATTTGAGGCGGCTACGCTGGTCAAGGTAGCCCGTGTAGCGGATTTTTGACAAAGTTTTCCCATGAAAGTGATACTCTGCTGCTAGGTCATAGATGGCTGGATCACCATATACCCAAACTGCATCATAGTAGGTTTGAATCGCCTCCTCGTTAGCTCCTCGCTTCCAATCTCGACGCACAGAAGCGGGTTCATCTAAAATATCTCGTAAACCTAAAATGCAGTGTGTTTTTCCTTGGGTACGCAAGTAATCCAGGGTGGGATCTAACTCTCTGACTGCTCCTCTTGGGACATTATCTACAATAAAAATATCGGGTTTAAAGGTTTTA encodes:
- a CDS encoding glycosyltransferase family protein, producing MNNFFPHSGEITRTSANVAASEVNNLSSHPRKSRVVLYSHDTMGLGHKRRNLLIAQTLGCSPLEIDVLMISGIPDASNVPTPPGVDCLILPALHKNIHGQYQARRLDLSLQEIIALRSQVILTTIKTFKPDIFIVDNVPRGAVRELDPTLDYLRTQGKTHCILGLRDILDEPASVRRDWKRGANEEAIQTYYDAVWVYGDPAIYDLAAEYHFHGKTLSKIRYTGYLDQRSRLKFMDIESVQAFKSLNLPSQRLALCLVGGGQDGALLAEAFAHAELPPEMNGIILTGPFMPRKIRQQLQNYAAKRDNLRVLEYLAEPTLLLNRAERVISMGGYNTTCELLSFQKRSLIIPRTKPRREQLIRAERLHALGLIDMLHPRNLTSHALTNWLMQKGEPPQVRNCVDLNGLSSIVQFVDEILMSADHSSQQAS